The Mesobacillus jeotgali genome window below encodes:
- a CDS encoding 2-isopropylmalate synthase, with the protein MRRIKIFDTTLRDGEQSAGVNLNFSEKLEIARQLERLNIDIIEAGFPAASKGDFASVAEISRQIQGCSVTGLARSVTTDIDAAWEALKHGAEPRLHLFIATSPIHRIHKLKQTKAEVVETAIRTVKYAASKFPVIQWSAEDACRTELDFLAEIVEEVIKAGAKVINIPDTVGYISPQEYGQIFTYLRENVPSISKVELSAHCHDDLGMSIANSLAAVSAGASQVEGTINGIGERAGNAALEEFAVALHIRKDFYQAETGLNLKEISRTSSLVSKLTGMAVPANKAVVGRNAFAHESGIHQDGVLKEKTTYEIISPELVGLQNNSMVLGKHSGRHAFRNRLNEIGLSVPEDDINRLFSVFKELADRKKEMTDDDLVAIILEEKLSKEQQYYRLDSIQVQYGTNQVPTATVTLFGCQNEKIQEASTGSGSIEALYNTLENCMKEKARLLDYRIQSVGAGRDALAQVYVKLDFGGIETSGRGLAQDVLEASAKAYLNAVNRVLYMEETKKVAVNG; encoded by the coding sequence GTGCGAAGAATTAAAATATTTGATACGACATTGAGGGATGGTGAGCAGTCAGCCGGGGTCAATCTGAATTTTTCCGAAAAGCTTGAAATTGCCAGGCAGTTGGAGAGGCTGAATATTGACATCATTGAAGCAGGATTTCCGGCTGCATCCAAAGGGGATTTTGCTTCCGTAGCAGAAATCTCCCGTCAGATCCAAGGGTGTTCTGTTACTGGGCTGGCAAGGTCGGTTACAACAGATATCGACGCGGCATGGGAGGCATTGAAACATGGAGCAGAGCCAAGGCTGCATCTGTTCATCGCTACTTCGCCGATCCACAGAATCCACAAGCTAAAGCAGACAAAAGCTGAGGTAGTTGAAACAGCGATAAGAACAGTGAAATATGCGGCATCCAAATTTCCGGTCATTCAATGGTCTGCAGAGGATGCCTGCCGAACGGAGCTTGATTTCCTGGCTGAAATCGTGGAAGAGGTGATCAAAGCCGGTGCAAAGGTGATCAATATTCCTGACACTGTCGGCTATATATCACCGCAGGAATACGGCCAAATATTCACTTACTTGCGAGAGAATGTTCCTTCTATTAGTAAGGTCGAACTTTCGGCACATTGTCATGATGACCTCGGGATGTCGATTGCCAATTCACTTGCAGCAGTGTCAGCAGGGGCTTCGCAAGTCGAAGGAACGATCAACGGGATCGGTGAGAGGGCAGGAAACGCAGCACTCGAGGAATTTGCCGTTGCACTTCATATCCGCAAAGATTTTTACCAAGCTGAAACGGGACTGAACCTTAAGGAGATCAGCAGAACAAGCAGCCTTGTCAGCAAGTTGACGGGTATGGCGGTACCAGCCAATAAAGCAGTGGTTGGCAGGAATGCCTTTGCTCACGAGTCAGGTATCCATCAGGATGGGGTCCTGAAGGAGAAAACAACCTATGAAATCATCTCACCGGAACTTGTTGGATTACAAAATAACTCGATGGTTCTTGGGAAGCATTCCGGACGCCACGCTTTCCGGAACAGGCTGAACGAAATCGGGCTGTCAGTTCCGGAAGATGATATCAATCGATTATTCTCCGTATTCAAGGAACTGGCAGACAGGAAAAAAGAAATGACGGATGACGACCTCGTGGCCATCATCCTTGAAGAGAAGCTGTCAAAGGAGCAGCAATATTATCGTCTAGACTCCATCCAGGTCCAGTATGGAACGAACCAGGTTCCTACCGCTACTGTCACCTTGTTTGGCTGCCAGAATGAAAAAATCCAGGAAGCGTCCACAGGTTCTGGCAGTATTGAAGCTTTATACAATACGCTTGAAAATTGCATGAAAGAAAAAGCTAGATTGCTTGATTACAGGATTCAGTCTGTTGGAGCCGGCAGGGATGCCCTCGCCCAGGTGTATGTAAAGCTGGATTTCGGCGGGATCGAGACGAGTGGCAGAGGCCTTGCACAGGATGTTCTTGAAGCTTCAGCAAAAGCATACTTAAATGCAGTCAATAGAGTTCTATATATGGAAGAAACGAAGAAAGTCGCAGTCAACGGTTAA
- the rph gene encoding ribonuclease PH, with amino-acid sequence MRFDGREPLQLRPIHIETDYLKHPEGSVLISVGDTKVICTASIEDRVPHFMRGEGKGWITAEYSMLPRATEQRNIREAAKGKISGRTMEIQRLIGRALRAVVNLEAIGERTVWIDCDVIQADGGTRTASITGAFVAMAMALEKLSKQKRLSGYPVTDFLAATSVGVLENGEAVVDLNYVEDSAAHVDMNVVMTGNGEFVELQGTGEEATFSYSQLQDLLKAAQDGISELFEKQKEALGEELTAKIEGGKRR; translated from the coding sequence ATGCGATTTGATGGGCGTGAACCATTGCAATTAAGACCAATACATATTGAAACGGATTATCTGAAACATCCAGAAGGATCAGTACTAATTTCTGTGGGAGATACGAAAGTGATTTGTACTGCGAGCATAGAGGACCGTGTTCCACATTTCATGCGCGGCGAGGGTAAAGGATGGATTACGGCGGAATACTCGATGCTCCCGCGTGCTACAGAACAGAGGAACATTCGTGAGGCGGCAAAAGGCAAGATTTCCGGAAGAACGATGGAAATCCAGCGTTTGATTGGAAGGGCGCTGCGCGCAGTCGTAAATCTTGAGGCGATTGGCGAGCGTACTGTTTGGATCGATTGTGATGTCATCCAGGCAGACGGGGGCACTCGTACTGCTTCCATTACAGGAGCTTTTGTTGCGATGGCTATGGCTCTTGAGAAGCTGAGCAAGCAAAAGAGGCTTTCTGGATATCCTGTGACAGACTTCCTAGCTGCCACAAGTGTTGGCGTTTTGGAGAACGGAGAGGCTGTGGTAGATTTGAATTATGTCGAGGATTCTGCTGCCCATGTCGATATGAATGTTGTCATGACCGGCAATGGAGAATTCGTTGAGCTGCAGGGTACTGGGGAAGAAGCGACTTTTTCATACAGCCAGCTGCAGGATCTTTTAAAGGCTGCACAAGATGGTATCTCAGAACTTTTCGAAAAACAAAAGGAAGCTCTGGGAGAAGAATTGACTGCCAAAATTGAGGGCGGAAAACGGAGATAG
- the ilvN gene encoding acetolactate synthase small subunit, producing the protein MKRIITMTVLNRPGVLNRITNLFSKRNYNIESISVGLTEQEGVSRITCVVHVENDGMVEQITKQLNKQIDVLKVADISDQAIVARELVLMKVPVLPHNRAEIYSIIEPFRASVIDVSKDSIIIQLTGETEKIEAFIDLIKPYGIRELARTGTTAFPRGNQRTGQQKSFSFV; encoded by the coding sequence ATGAAAAGAATCATAACAATGACGGTGTTGAACCGGCCAGGAGTACTTAATAGGATTACGAATCTATTTTCTAAGAGGAACTACAATATTGAGAGCATATCGGTTGGCCTTACCGAACAAGAGGGAGTCTCGCGCATTACCTGTGTTGTCCATGTGGAGAATGACGGAATGGTCGAACAAATCACGAAACAGCTCAATAAACAGATTGATGTCCTAAAGGTGGCGGATATCAGCGACCAGGCGATTGTCGCCCGAGAACTCGTTCTCATGAAGGTGCCCGTCCTGCCGCACAATCGAGCAGAGATCTATTCGATCATTGAACCATTCCGGGCCTCGGTGATTGATGTCAGCAAGGATAGCATCATCATCCAATTGACAGGTGAAACGGAAAAAATCGAAGCATTTATTGATTTGATTAAACCATATGGAATCAGAGAGCTGGCTCGTACTGGAACGACAGCATTCCCAAGGGGGAACCAGCGAACCGGCCAGCAAAAATCGTTTTCCTTTGTATGA
- a CDS encoding XTP/dITP diphosphatase, whose amino-acid sequence MESVIIATKNSGKAKEFEKLFLPKGFAVKTLLDYPELEDVEETGSTFEENAILKAETIANTLGVRVIADDSGLEIDALDGRPGVYSARYAGPEKNDENNIDKVLDELQGVPESERTARFCCALAMAEPGKETLTVFGTCEGRILEERRGSNGFGYDPIFLVETKGKSMAELASDEKNKISHRANAIRKLDELLKEREERHE is encoded by the coding sequence ATGGAATCAGTCATAATTGCAACAAAAAATAGCGGAAAAGCTAAGGAGTTCGAGAAACTTTTTTTGCCAAAAGGCTTTGCCGTGAAAACTTTGCTCGATTATCCAGAGCTTGAAGATGTGGAAGAAACAGGTTCAACTTTTGAGGAGAACGCCATCTTAAAAGCTGAGACGATTGCTAATACCCTTGGTGTGAGAGTGATCGCGGATGACTCCGGGCTTGAAATTGATGCATTAGATGGCCGGCCGGGTGTGTATTCGGCACGATACGCAGGTCCTGAAAAAAATGATGAAAACAATATCGACAAAGTTCTCGATGAACTTCAGGGTGTCCCGGAAAGCGAGCGAACTGCAAGATTCTGCTGTGCTCTCGCGATGGCAGAGCCTGGCAAGGAGACATTGACTGTATTCGGGACGTGTGAAGGAAGGATCCTTGAGGAGAGACGCGGTTCCAATGGTTTTGGCTATGATCCCATTTTCTTAGTAGAAACGAAAGGGAAATCGATGGCTGAATTGGCTTCAGACGAAAAAAATAAGATCAGCCACCGGGCCAATGCGATCAGGAAGCTGGATGAGCTCCTTAAAGAGCGTGAGGAACGCCATGAGTAG
- the ilvC gene encoding ketol-acid reductoisomerase: MAKMYYNGDANEAYFNGKTVAVVGYGSQGHAHAQNLRDSGVEVVIGLRQGRSWEKAEQDGFEVKTVAEAVAAADVVMVLLPDERQTAVYKNEIEPQLSGQALMFAHGFNVHFKQIVPPESCDVLLVAPKGPGHLVRRTYQEGAGVPALFAIHQDVSGNARELALAYAKEIGALRAGALETTFKEETETDLFGEQAVLCGGLTSLVKAGFETLVEAGYQPELAYFETMHELKLIVDLMYEGGLEGMRYSISDTAQWGDFVSGPRVVNEQVKEEMKRVLTDIQEGTFAKGWIEENENNRPVFNSINEKENRHQIEEVGRELRKMMPFVNKQKQREVAASAKN, from the coding sequence ATGGCGAAAATGTACTATAACGGTGATGCAAATGAGGCTTATTTTAACGGAAAGACAGTGGCGGTAGTTGGTTATGGATCACAGGGTCATGCACATGCCCAGAATCTTCGTGACAGTGGCGTTGAGGTCGTCATCGGATTGAGGCAAGGGAGGTCATGGGAGAAAGCGGAACAGGATGGCTTTGAAGTTAAGACAGTTGCCGAAGCTGTTGCAGCAGCAGATGTAGTCATGGTTCTGCTGCCGGATGAGAGGCAGACTGCTGTATATAAAAATGAAATCGAGCCTCAGCTGTCAGGCCAGGCGCTTATGTTCGCCCACGGTTTTAACGTGCATTTTAAACAGATTGTCCCTCCTGAAAGCTGTGATGTCCTCCTTGTCGCTCCAAAAGGACCCGGGCATTTGGTCAGGAGGACGTATCAAGAAGGTGCAGGCGTGCCGGCATTGTTCGCGATCCATCAGGATGTGTCAGGAAATGCACGGGAACTTGCACTTGCTTACGCGAAAGAGATTGGTGCTCTGAGGGCTGGGGCACTTGAGACAACCTTCAAGGAAGAAACCGAAACAGATCTATTCGGTGAACAGGCTGTATTATGCGGCGGTTTGACATCGCTAGTGAAAGCAGGCTTCGAAACACTTGTCGAGGCCGGCTACCAGCCGGAACTGGCCTATTTTGAAACAATGCATGAACTGAAGCTGATCGTCGACTTGATGTATGAAGGCGGACTCGAAGGAATGCGTTATTCGATCTCCGACACTGCTCAATGGGGAGACTTTGTCAGCGGCCCGAGAGTGGTAAATGAGCAGGTGAAAGAGGAAATGAAACGAGTTTTGACTGACATCCAGGAAGGGACTTTTGCCAAGGGCTGGATTGAGGAAAATGAAAACAACAGACCGGTCTTCAATAGCATCAATGAAAAAGAAAACCGCCACCAGATTGAAGAGGTGGGAAGAGAACTGAGAAAGATGATGCCGTTTGTCAACAAACAAAAGCAGAGAGAAGTGGCTGCCAGTGCGAAGAATTAA
- a CDS encoding GerMN domain-containing protein produces the protein MSKNKKAVVVTAATLATTVFLSGCGLFGGEEKKKIDPPQDVTFMEEGEALDENVTTETAEDGKEAVETSIQTELYLIDKNGYVVSQTMELPKKEGVAQQALEYLVANGPVEQMLPNGFRAVLPADTQMTVNIKDGTATVDFSKEFASYKKEDEKKILQAVTWTLTQFDTIDEVKLQMNGTPLEAMPVGGTPIGGELSRADGINVDNSDVVDITNTKAVTVYYVGGEEGAYYYVPVTKRVSNAVKDNITAIVNELVEGPAYASNLLSDFQSGVKLLDAPKVEDGKVTLNFNESIYGSFEEKMVSEHLLNSLVLSLTEQTGVESVALTVNGKADVLTESGEKLAEPVTRPEKVNTGSF, from the coding sequence ATGTCAAAAAATAAAAAGGCTGTGGTCGTTACAGCTGCTACACTGGCAACTACGGTATTCCTATCTGGCTGTGGACTGTTCGGGGGCGAGGAAAAGAAGAAAATTGATCCTCCTCAGGATGTCACGTTCATGGAAGAGGGAGAGGCGCTTGATGAAAATGTTACTACAGAAACAGCTGAGGATGGAAAAGAAGCGGTTGAAACATCCATTCAGACAGAATTGTATTTGATCGATAAAAATGGCTATGTCGTCTCACAGACAATGGAACTTCCGAAAAAAGAGGGAGTCGCCCAGCAGGCTCTGGAATACCTAGTTGCGAATGGACCTGTCGAACAAATGCTTCCAAATGGCTTCAGGGCCGTCCTTCCAGCTGACACACAAATGACAGTGAACATCAAGGACGGAACAGCGACAGTTGATTTTTCAAAGGAATTTGCATCCTATAAAAAAGAGGATGAAAAGAAGATTCTTCAGGCAGTAACTTGGACGCTCACACAATTCGATACAATCGATGAAGTGAAGCTTCAGATGAATGGCACCCCTCTTGAAGCAATGCCTGTAGGCGGCACTCCGATTGGAGGAGAGCTGAGCCGTGCGGATGGCATCAATGTGGACAATTCCGATGTCGTTGATATCACAAATACGAAAGCAGTCACGGTCTATTATGTTGGCGGCGAAGAAGGCGCGTATTATTATGTGCCAGTAACGAAGCGCGTCAGCAATGCTGTTAAGGATAATATCACCGCAATCGTCAATGAGCTTGTTGAAGGGCCGGCATATGCATCCAATCTTCTGTCAGACTTCCAGTCAGGCGTGAAGCTGCTTGACGCACCTAAGGTTGAGGATGGCAAGGTGACATTGAACTTCAATGAATCCATTTATGGCAGCTTTGAAGAAAAAATGGTCTCGGAACACCTGCTGAATTCGCTTGTGCTTTCACTTACTGAACAAACAGGTGTAGAGAGTGTAGCCCTTACGGTGAACGGCAAGGCTGACGTCCTTACAGAATCGGGAGAAAAACTCGCTGAGCCGGTTACAAGGCCTGAAAAAGTAAACACAGGTAGTTTTTAA
- the ilvE gene encoding branched-chain-amino-acid transaminase — protein sequence MPDQWIYLNGEFVTKENAKVSVYDHGFLYGDGIFEGIRVYSGNIFRMEEHMDRLYRSAKSIMLNMPHSKEEFTGLVVETVQRNQLRDAYIRIVVSRGVGDLGLDPFKCPNANVVVIVEPLAIFPKELYDRGLEIVTVATRRNRPDVLSPKVKSLNYLNNVLVKIEAHLANVSEALMLNDQGYVAEGSADNIFIVRGNTFLTPPGYVGALEGITRNAVIDIAKDLGYEVKEEPFTRHDVYTADEVFLTGTAAEVIAVVKVDGRVIGDGVPGEHTQNILREFRAKVVADGIQVYSEKAHQVS from the coding sequence GTGCCCGATCAATGGATTTACTTAAACGGGGAATTCGTCACCAAGGAAAATGCTAAAGTTTCAGTATATGATCATGGATTTCTATACGGAGACGGTATTTTTGAAGGGATACGGGTATACAGCGGCAATATTTTCAGGATGGAAGAACATATGGACCGACTTTACCGGTCAGCTAAGTCCATCATGCTGAATATGCCACACTCCAAAGAGGAGTTCACCGGCCTGGTTGTTGAGACGGTGCAACGGAATCAATTGAGAGATGCTTATATCCGGATTGTTGTTTCCAGGGGTGTCGGGGACCTAGGGCTTGATCCTTTCAAGTGCCCGAACGCGAATGTGGTCGTCATCGTAGAGCCACTGGCTATTTTCCCGAAGGAGCTGTATGACCGAGGTTTGGAAATCGTAACAGTCGCGACAAGAAGAAATCGGCCAGATGTATTGAGCCCGAAAGTGAAATCGCTGAACTATTTAAATAATGTTCTTGTAAAAATCGAAGCTCATCTGGCAAATGTAAGTGAAGCACTTATGCTGAATGATCAGGGATATGTTGCAGAAGGCTCCGCTGATAATATTTTTATCGTGAGAGGCAATACATTCCTCACACCGCCAGGTTATGTAGGTGCTTTAGAAGGAATCACCAGGAATGCAGTTATCGACATTGCTAAAGACCTTGGGTACGAGGTGAAGGAGGAACCATTTACCCGCCATGATGTATACACAGCCGACGAGGTATTCCTTACAGGGACGGCAGCAGAAGTGATCGCGGTCGTCAAAGTGGATGGAAGGGTCATCGGCGATGGAGTACCAGGAGAGCATACGCAGAATATCCTGCGTGAGTTCAGGGCGAAAGTAGTGGCAGACGGAATTCAGGTTTATTCGGAAAAAGCGCATCAGGTCAGTTAA
- the ilvB gene encoding acetolactate synthase large subunit gives MEAALKETKAKLKEVSGADLLIQALEKENVEVIFGYPGGAVLPIYDKLYDSKILHVLPRHEQGGIHAAEGYARVSGKPGVVIATSGPGATNIITGIADAMMDSLPLVVFTGQVATGVIGTDAFQEADILGITTPITKYNYQVRDIKDIPRIIKEAFYIATSGRPGPVVIDFPKDLAAGVAAVPAEEEIHLPGYQPTTEPNFLQVRKLSEAVSRAKRPVILAGAGVLHAKASNLLKEYAEQQNLHVVHTLLGLGGFPANHELFLGMAGMHGCYTANMALYHCDLLINIGARFDDRLTGNLEHFAPKAAVAHIDIDPAEIGKNVPTQIPVVGDAGEALRQLLVLEGNPPEQEDWAETLSAWKKDFPYHYENSEILKPQKVMELLYEKTEGEAIVVTDVGQHQMWAAQYYQLQHSDRWVTSGGLGTMGFGLPASIGAQLADPKACVVAVLGDGGFQMSTQELAVIAEFQLPIKIAIFNNKALGMVRQWQEIFYKERYSHSKNPVQPSFVKLAEAYGIKGFEIHTEAEAHSILDKVLHDKEPVLLDFRVDGAENVYPMIAPGKGIHEMVGVKK, from the coding sequence ATGGAAGCTGCCTTGAAGGAAACAAAGGCGAAATTGAAAGAGGTTAGCGGTGCAGATTTGCTGATTCAGGCTCTGGAAAAGGAAAACGTCGAAGTCATTTTCGGCTACCCAGGAGGAGCGGTCCTGCCGATTTACGACAAACTCTATGATTCTAAGATTCTTCATGTGCTGCCACGGCATGAACAGGGAGGGATCCATGCAGCGGAAGGATATGCGAGAGTCAGCGGAAAACCGGGCGTGGTGATCGCAACTTCTGGACCGGGAGCGACCAATATCATCACCGGCATTGCTGATGCGATGATGGACTCCTTGCCGCTGGTCGTCTTCACTGGCCAGGTTGCGACAGGGGTAATTGGTACAGATGCCTTCCAGGAAGCAGACATCCTGGGGATTACCACACCAATAACAAAGTACAACTATCAAGTAAGGGATATAAAAGACATTCCGCGGATTATAAAGGAAGCATTTTATATCGCGACAAGCGGAAGACCTGGTCCTGTCGTCATCGATTTTCCTAAAGACCTTGCAGCGGGTGTAGCGGCTGTACCAGCTGAGGAGGAGATCCACCTTCCAGGTTACCAGCCGACGACAGAGCCGAATTTCCTTCAGGTAAGAAAACTATCCGAAGCAGTAAGCAGGGCAAAACGGCCGGTCATTCTCGCAGGGGCAGGTGTCCTCCACGCAAAGGCTTCGAATCTTTTAAAAGAATATGCAGAGCAGCAAAACCTACATGTTGTCCACACACTATTGGGGTTGGGAGGCTTCCCGGCCAACCATGAACTGTTCCTTGGAATGGCGGGGATGCATGGCTGCTATACAGCCAATATGGCGCTTTATCATTGTGACCTGCTGATCAATATCGGAGCCAGATTCGATGATCGCTTGACTGGAAACCTGGAGCATTTCGCTCCAAAAGCTGCTGTTGCCCATATTGATATCGACCCGGCTGAAATCGGTAAAAATGTGCCAACGCAAATTCCGGTCGTCGGCGATGCAGGAGAGGCGTTAAGACAGTTACTAGTTCTCGAAGGCAATCCGCCTGAACAGGAAGATTGGGCAGAAACGCTGTCAGCCTGGAAAAAGGATTTTCCTTATCATTACGAAAACAGCGAAATACTTAAACCTCAAAAGGTGATGGAACTCCTTTACGAAAAAACGGAGGGTGAAGCGATTGTCGTGACCGATGTCGGCCAGCATCAGATGTGGGCGGCCCAATATTATCAACTTCAGCATTCAGATCGATGGGTGACATCAGGAGGGCTCGGGACAATGGGGTTCGGCCTCCCTGCCAGTATCGGCGCACAGCTGGCAGACCCGAAAGCCTGTGTTGTAGCCGTGCTGGGAGATGGCGGCTTCCAAATGTCAACACAGGAGCTCGCGGTCATCGCTGAATTTCAGCTTCCTATCAAAATAGCGATATTCAATAACAAGGCGCTCGGGATGGTTAGGCAGTGGCAGGAAATTTTTTATAAAGAAAGATATTCACATAGTAAAAATCCGGTACAGCCATCTTTTGTAAAACTGGCCGAAGCCTACGGAATCAAAGGGTTTGAAATCCACACCGAAGCAGAAGCGCACTCGATCCTGGATAAGGTCCTTCATGATAAAGAACCGGTGCTGCTCGATTTTAGGGTGGATGGAGCTGAAAATGTCTACCCGATGATCGCACCCGGGAAAGGAATCCACGAAATGGTGGGAGTGAAGAAATGA
- a CDS encoding MarR family transcriptional regulator translates to MKLEGVEKNQGLETVADIEKDLRYISGIIKQKGRELLSNYTITPPQFIALQWLFEDGDMTIGELSNKMFLACSTTTDLVDRMEKNELVVRVKDPNDRRVVRIHLLDEGERIIDEVIKKRQLYLQEVLKDFSGKEILSLKEGLAKLHQEMREE, encoded by the coding sequence ATGAAACTTGAAGGGGTAGAAAAAAATCAGGGGCTGGAGACAGTAGCTGATATCGAAAAGGATTTACGGTACATATCAGGCATCATTAAGCAAAAGGGACGCGAGCTCCTCAGCAATTACACAATCACTCCCCCCCAGTTCATTGCACTGCAATGGCTATTTGAGGACGGGGATATGACAATCGGGGAACTGTCCAATAAAATGTTCCTTGCCTGCAGTACAACCACGGATCTGGTAGACAGGATGGAGAAGAATGAACTTGTCGTCAGGGTGAAGGATCCCAATGACAGGCGTGTAGTCCGTATCCATCTTCTGGACGAGGGTGAAAGGATCATCGATGAAGTGATCAAGAAACGACAGTTATACCTTCAAGAAGTATTGAAGGACTTTTCAGGTAAAGAAATATTGTCCCTTAAAGAAGGCTTAGCGAAATTACATCAAGAAATGCGAGAAGAATGA
- a CDS encoding metallophosphoesterase, which produces MSRVLIVSDSHGSTEVLEGIEKLHGNDVDLMIHCGDSELSESDAAIVNFSSVKGNCDFYGHFPDEEMHVINGVRIFVTHGHLYSVKSTLVNLYYKAKELQADIVCFGHSHLLGAEMVDDVLFINPGSIRLPRGRTEKSYAILELENGKAVLRIYDFGNGEISELKQEFSLHKTN; this is translated from the coding sequence ATGAGTAGGGTGCTGATTGTCAGTGACAGCCACGGCTCAACTGAGGTGCTTGAGGGAATTGAAAAGCTGCACGGGAATGATGTGGACTTAATGATACACTGCGGAGACTCAGAGCTTTCGGAAAGCGATGCTGCGATTGTGAATTTCAGCTCGGTGAAGGGAAATTGCGACTTTTATGGCCATTTTCCTGATGAAGAGATGCATGTGATAAATGGCGTTAGAATTTTCGTGACACATGGGCATCTTTACTCTGTAAAGTCTACACTCGTAAACTTGTACTATAAGGCAAAAGAACTGCAGGCTGATATCGTCTGCTTTGGACATTCTCATTTGCTGGGAGCAGAAATGGTGGATGATGTACTGTTCATCAATCCTGGAAGCATCAGGCTTCCACGAGGCAGGACTGAAAAGAGTTATGCCATCCTCGAGCTGGAAAATGGTAAAGCAGTATTGCGGATCTATGACTTTGGAAATGGTGAGATTTCTGAGCTGAAGCAAGAGTTTTCACTTCACAAAACAAATTAA
- the racE gene encoding glutamate racemase — translation MNRPIGIIDSGVGGLTVAKEVMRQLPYEQIIYVGDTARCPYGPRPVEEVKRFTWQMTRFLLEKNIKMLVIACNTATAVVLDEIRNELSIPVLGVIQPGARTAIKVTENYKIGIIGTEGTVKSRAYEHALKSINRRTAIEALACPKFVPLVESGEYDGRVAKKVVTETLQPLQGQGLDTLILGCTHYPLLEPLIKEVMGPEVKVISSGEETAREVSTILGHNDMFADREELPEHYYYMTGSRTIFSSIASQWLERPIEHVEKIRLS, via the coding sequence TTGAATCGACCAATCGGAATCATTGATTCAGGAGTAGGTGGGTTAACGGTTGCCAAGGAAGTGATGAGACAGCTTCCGTATGAACAGATTATCTATGTCGGTGATACAGCACGCTGTCCATACGGACCACGTCCGGTTGAGGAAGTAAAGAGATTCACCTGGCAAATGACCCGGTTCCTGCTTGAAAAGAATATTAAAATGCTTGTCATTGCATGCAATACGGCGACTGCAGTCGTCCTTGACGAAATAAGGAATGAACTCTCGATTCCAGTGTTAGGTGTCATTCAGCCTGGTGCGAGGACAGCGATCAAGGTAACAGAGAATTATAAAATTGGTATTATCGGAACTGAAGGCACGGTGAAAAGCCGTGCGTATGAACATGCATTGAAATCAATCAATCGCCGGACTGCAATTGAAGCACTTGCTTGCCCTAAATTCGTGCCGCTTGTTGAAAGTGGAGAATACGATGGCCGTGTTGCAAAGAAAGTGGTAACCGAAACGCTTCAGCCATTGCAGGGTCAGGGGCTGGATACATTGATCCTGGGCTGCACCCACTATCCTTTGCTCGAGCCGCTCATTAAAGAAGTGATGGGGCCTGAAGTCAAGGTGATCAGTTCGGGCGAGGAAACAGCGCGTGAAGTGAGCACCATTCTCGGCCATAACGATATGTTTGCCGACAGGGAAGAACTTCCGGAGCACTATTATTACATGACAGGTTCAAGGACGATTTTCTCATCCATAGCATCACAGTGGCTCGAGAGGCCGATTGAACATGTCGAAAAAATTAGATTGAGTTAA